The nucleotide window ccttaacgcgtcgttcgcgtataacgcgttcggaacgcctaacatcgtgaccacaaggcataacctcggaaggttatagccaTGGTCAcataatgtgtttggtcggatcttaatgatcgaccaaatgggtcgggttcgaaagtataagcgatggtttagatcgcttaacttacgaccctatacaagcactatactaaaagtgacgagctaagcatgttagaacatgcttaactaagtttagaaaacaggtttggcatcaaaacaaacggctttgatgctcacgagtagtttggttacaaaatacgcgagaatgcgcattttggccgaaactactactcgtcactgagcctagataacgtggtaatcagtaggtatagtcactacggactataaccatcgtgatcacgctcacgttatgaagttccaacgaacttcgcatcgaccataaactggtcaatgcagaaagtcaaacataattcgactttcggactcgaaaagcgataaaacaacgaaggaacacttacaaaggatccccgaaagctaatcttgatcaaagaaactcaggtatgaagcaatactccaacttagagcttttagatcagattcttgtgagTTTTACAccaagggggggtatttataggaaaagtagagccgttaggatcgtttcttgaataacgtgccacgatctcgcccgtacacttgtcgaattatTGTGGTACATCAGATCTTGCCCCTTAAtggctggaagagacaagggcCAGCTTGCCCTTTCACTACATGAAGAGACAACAGCatttaaaactgaatctgttGTGCTGGGGGTgacttacggaccgtatgggttgtggcttatggtccgtaagcccttagtttggcagatttaaagttttggtccctgcagctccaaaacttggcatttgatgcgtttttgacacgtttaagccctgttaaccccatttcaaagctctaaaatgaagttaaagtatagggaacttaaaatgtgctcaaaaatatcccggatgtcggttcgtttggccgtacggtcgcgatgttcggttaattacgacggaatgcgcataagcgcgaaagacgatccaaattgcgcgacgaatggatttttctcatgccatacactaaggcataatataaggaggcttacataaatttttggatgtccggatgtattcagaacgtaagttatgcgcaaaagtgcaaacttgtgcactttttgacacttttagcccctgaatgatccaaaagtttgttttagcataccaaacccctcaaatcctatttctaagctatgtaaaggatatttatggtatgtttaacttatggacatgttccggaatgtttgttacagttcaaattggcatactttcgcagtttgtcaagtttagtccctgtaagcgaattaacttgtttttgccataccaaagccttcaaaacttatttctaagttatgtaagggttatttaaggtatgttgagtatatgttgatgttccggagtatttgtcgcattaaactgagtacgtttacacatcagtttgcgtataattcttcagaaagcgatgtagagtttgaaattgagcaaaagtcaaaacatgaaaaatgtaaacacaaccaaacaaacattgggatcaaataacattgttttattgataatagaactgttcataatgattacaagcacaaatgttacaaccATCAACCCAATCGCCGGTCATCATCAAAACTCCGATGACACCCGATGAACACGAGCGACACCTGCAACCACCCGTCAAAACCCACCCACCTGCAACCACCCGTCACACCCCGGAGGCACCTGCAACCGCCCGTCAAAACACACCCACCTGTAACCACCCGTCAACAAAATTTGTGCAATTGAATTGCGGGTTCAGTCAACAACGCCTCCCAATCTCGATGATTCGTCGTCGGAGAAGAGAAGTCTATGAACATTAAAAGTCAGAATTTTACTCCTCCTTTTGCAATTTCCATAATCGTGTTACCTGCTAGTTAAAGTTTGTCCAACATAGTAACCATATCCACCTCAAACAACCAACAATTTTTCAATGTGGGTTTGTGATTAAGTTGACTAGAACGGTGATGGGTGGCCTGAGATGGAGCGACGATTCGTTGTCGGAGAAGAGAAGATGTGGGATAAAGAGAGATAAATCAAGTGTAAGGGGAGAGAATGTGGTGTCCGACGCACCGGAATTGGATCTTCgaaataaagaaagtggtcggaAATATTTATAGGGGTAATAAAAAATGGTGTTTTTGAATCGCTTAATGAATTGCTCTTGTTTTGGTTGAATCGGttcatgagtttttttttttgaaaattgtgTTTTTGCTTCTGTTTGAGTCAGTCACATTTTGGGTGGTTACACATGATTGGTTTAGGTGGAGGAAGAATTGGTTTTGCAGGAGTGGGTAGTGGTGATGTGAGTCTAATAAATAGTAAGGGTAATGTAGTAATTTTATACTAATTTAACTGATCAAACTACGTGACATTTACTCAgtggactatccgagtaacaaacgaTCAAATCACAAGGAACATGTatgtaattttaaaaaattgaggactaaaggtgaaaaactaacaaaCAACAGGCACCAtcgggcaattaactcttattaTTATCTGGTTCAGGTTTGTTGCAGTTTTGGATGATGAACAAACAGATAACAAATTAGCAACCAACACtcaacaatcaatcaatcaatcaatcaatcaccCCTACACAGCTGAAAATATGATTtgttcttcatcatcactatcgACTGCAAATGGCGGTTTGCTACTGCAACAATCATCTTTCTCGAATAATCGACACTCTGCAACAGCAATTAGGTAACTTTCAACATTATTTACCAGTCAATTTATGTTTTGTTGAATCTTTGTGGTTCAATGAACAGAATTAGGTGATGTGTTGTTGAAAAATTGAAGTTAGTTACATGTGATTATGCGTCAGGAAGGAAGAATTAATGCTCGAGTAATTAAGTTTCAGTTTTTGAAATTACTTGAATATATTCTAGGGTTAtaaagagtgtgtgtgtgtgtgtgtttatataaaGGAACATTTTAAGGTGTTCATGGTCCTAGTCAACTCAGATACTAATGTTGGATATGCTGAAAATAGATAAGTTTATCAAACCCTAGTTTATGAAGAAAATTGACCTGTAACTTCACAAATCTGGATAAattgatgtgtgtgtgtgttgaatACAAACCAATTTTAAGTATTAGACGGTGATAAACACATAAGCACTCATATAGTTGGATGGAGAGAGAATGAGAGGCAGTTATACGGTTACATAAACGTTTATATAGTTATGAGTTAACCACCGTTTTCGTTTATGTGGTTTGGTGGAAAatgccacttcagtccaaaaaaaaaatttgcgcTAGTTCCGTCCTCAACATTTTTGAAACGTGCCACTTCGGTCCAAAAAGATAACGCCCGTTAAAACGTTGAGGACGGAACTGGCGCAAGGCGTtatctttttggactgaagtggcacgTTTCAAAAATGTTGAGGATGGAACTggcacaatttttttttttttggactaaagtggcattttccaccaaaccatagggatgaaaatggcagttaactctataGTTATTATAGtgggagagagaaagagaggcaCTTATAGATTGGCTTTAAAAATGTGTGCATAAAGAGCACATCACTTGATGGGATGATGAGATCACATCATGGGATGCGATTCCATGATGCACGGATCACGTGATGCGATCTGATGTGACGCCATATGCAGTTGACTAATATTCGAACTAATTGGACCGTAATTGCAATCGGTCTGAGTTTATCAAATTTGATTGAATAGATCTGACCATCGAGTGAGCAATGAGTTTgagcatggttgtaaaagtcccgtctaggctccgagtactccccgtgtactcgctacaaggtaggttgccgaggcCCGAGTACCGTTCACCTAGGCccattactccccgagtaatctccgcctaggccgagtacctcccgagtactcccgaatccgactagggagcgcctagctaCTTTTACAACCACGAGTTTGAGTATCTAAACAAATTAGACCATCGATGGAACAAAAGTGACCAGACATGTTAAGAATATCCTATATATTAGTGTTTAAAAGTTAACAAGTTAAAATCTTATCTATACCTAATCTTTTAGTAACTCTTAATAACGAACGCCTTGCATATGTGATGCGCGCGCTTCACGCATCGGCTTTCGGGATCAAAAAGCATCGGATCACCATTCGTTGTTTAAAACCAAGGTTATGCGCACAGTTAAAGCAATAGGTATAGATGGTTATGCAATCTCTCGGTATTCTACTTAAAATTGGTTCTGTATTGAACGACTCTCTATGTATATGTGTATTTACGTGTATAAAGTTGCAAATTTATTCTTGATCTCTTTGTTTGTTTCCAGGTGGGGTGTGAAAAGAGGGATTGGATCAGGCAACAATAGAACCAAGAGCCAAGTAGCTAATGCTAATGTATGCATAACCAAGGCTCCCTCCCTCATCTATATATCTCGTTTGAATATGCTTGTTTAGGTATGGAATTGATGATTGTATACCATTATAAAATGGCAAACGATAAGTCAATAACTAGATCCATGTTATATTCAGGTTATGTTACTCTCTAAATAACCGAAACGTTATTATGGTTAATTTGTTTGTAGAACAGACGGATTAACAAAATGCATATGCATATATGAATATTACTTAGATGCCGATAGTTCCAAATTTTGAAGACTAGGATAGAAAATATCAGTTTGACCTTTTAAAGTCAAACAAGTTACTGTTCAACTTTTAAACGGTTATAGATTCTAAAGATTTGAGTTTGACTTTGGAATATCTATAAACTGATACTATATTTGATATCTTGTCTATAATTCGGCTTTGGGCGACATTATTTTTAAAATAGTTTAACTTATAAGAGTTTTTTTTATATGTAGGTTACGATAGCAAGTGGAAAGGGAAAGAAAGAGGTGATTATGGTTGACCCGGCTGAAGCAAAGCGTTTAGCTGCTAAACAAATGGAAAATATCAAAAGGAAACAaacatttaaggtatgttttgtGTAATTACTGTTTTAATTACCGTCTAGTGGCTTTTTGAGTGATTGTAAAGTAGAATTAGGGGTGTTACGGTCCGGATTTAGTGGTTTTTAGGTcaaaccaaaagtcaaacagttggTAACGATTTTTACTGTTGTAAACCAAAACCGGAATGTTGAAAATTAAAACCGAACCAAACTAAACTGCTACTAAGGGGTTTGGTTCATAGTTTGGGCTTTTGGGCCTTtataattaaaaagaaaataaactaCGATCAACATAAAGAAAAGTATATTTTTCCAACAGTTAAATAATGTTTACCTGTATTGTATTGTTAAGCAAAGctacgccccgcttgcggtatgcgcatataatgtatatatgtgtgggccatcggggggcaaaagtgaaagtgcactaatttttttaccttattttactaatttcttgaaaataacgttaaaagctaaggacggttaatcatgcatcatgtggtggcattgatagctgaaagacaaaagggtacatgcacttatcggtctttgtcccgattgccgagtgttatgtgccttttgtccaaggcttgatgcaaaactagtatcgagccgggggtctcactggaagccaacctctctattcctacggggtagagggaaggctgtctacatcttaccctcctcagaccctacctttgctaTTCTATTGGtcggatttactgagtatgatgatgatgatgatgatgatgtattgTTAAGCAaagtaaaatataaaaacttacaTAGCCCAAATCCTACTATCCTGTTTGGTTTTTCTTCCGACTGCGTTTCAAGTATAAACCGTAAACCAAACGGTATGGTATGGTTTAAATTTTCCTAAACTGACCGGCCGACACGAAAATTGTTAAAAAACCAAACCAATGACCGGTTCGGGCAGTTTCAGAGTTTTAAACCAAACCATAAATAGCTCTTGGTAGAATCATGtccgttgtttttttttttttttttttttttttttttttttgataaaatgTTGTTGCAGAGGAGAAGACAAATAGAAGCTATTAACGGAGCATGGGCTATGCTTGGTCTTACAGCTGGTTTAGTCATCGAAGGCCAAACTGGAAATGGTATTTTGGCTCAGGTAAGCATGTGTTCGGTCTAGCCATTTAGCCATTTAGATTTTGGCTTGTGTAACATGGTCGGATTAACCTTGTTTCGGTTCATGCAGTTAGCTGGATACTGGGCAGCCGTGGTCAACATTTTTGTAAGATAACACACAAAGGTTAGCCTGCAGGGCTCTACATGAATCAGCTTCGAATCTTTTACACTTGATTCATACATATTTGTTTATGATACATCAATGAAACAGGAATTCATTAAACATTATCCTGGAAACAAAATGTTTTTGGATAATTAACCATGTctttaaactttttttattaaGTAAAAAGAACCGAACCAGATCGACGTATATATTATCCTAGTGAATTCTTTGTGTGACTTCGGTCCAACGCCCACAATGCTAAAGTCGTCCCTATGTGAATTTCCCATCTTGCCCTCTCGATCTCTTTGCGTCTAGG belongs to Helianthus annuus cultivar XRQ/B chromosome 5, HanXRQr2.0-SUNRISE, whole genome shotgun sequence and includes:
- the LOC110940160 gene encoding uncharacterized protein LOC110940160, whose protein sequence is MICSSSSLSTANGGLLLQQSSFSNNRHSATAIRWGVKRGIGSGNNRTKSQVANANVTIASGKGKKEVIMVDPAEAKRLAAKQMENIKRKQTFKRRRQIEAINGAWAMLGLTAGLVIEGQTGNGILAQLAGYWAAVVNIFVR